Proteins found in one Quercus robur chromosome 2, dhQueRobu3.1, whole genome shotgun sequence genomic segment:
- the LOC126712758 gene encoding uncharacterized protein LOC126712758, which produces MSEKRTIDDVVKKDREYWTAIMDDALIDALLHQHHLGNRNGSVFTTHAYDNIVKELQEKFEKPIDKQKVKNRIKTIKYNWSDCYDVFKNGLSGFAWSPITKMWSAEPEVWESLIQAKPKAKELKNKPIPNYDKLVELYGKDRATGEQSETASEMRQR; this is translated from the exons ATGTCAGAAAAAAGGACTATTGATGATGTGGTTAAGAAAGATAGAGAATATTGGACAGCTATTATGGATGATGCACTTATTGATGCACTCTTGCATCAACATCATCTAGGTAACAGAAATGGTTCAGTCTTCACCACACATGCCTATGACAATATTGTGAAGGAATTGcaagaaaaatttgaaaaaccaatAGACAAGCAAAAGGTGAAAAATCGCATTAAAACCATTAAGTATAATTGGTCAGACTGCTATGATGTATTTAAGAATGGATTGAGTGGTTTTGCTTGGAGTCCAATCACCAAAATGTGGAGTGCTGAACCGGAAGTTTGGGAAAGTCTAATCCAG GCTAAACCTAAAGCAAAAGAGCTTAAGAACAAACCAATTCCAAACTACGACAAATTGGTTGAGCTTTATGGAAAAGATAGAGCAACTGGGGAACAATCTGAAACTGCATCAGAGATGAGGCAACGGTAG